One region of Agrobacterium tumefaciens genomic DNA includes:
- the bamA gene encoding outer membrane protein assembly factor BamA has protein sequence MKAGSRFLNAVSAVALSAGVSSVAGLGVLASAGVANAAVISKIDVRGAERSGADSVRSNITIAPGKNFSNSDIDESVKRLYATGYFSNVSMRVSGSTLVVTVNENQLVNQVVFNGNRKIKDDKLAGIVQTQPLGPFNQAIVTADIARIKEAYSAIGRSDVEITTQTVSVGQGRVNIAFVINEGERTKIGRIDFVGNNSYSDGRLAAVINTKKSNMLSFLTRKDVYNEDKLRADEEALRQFYYNRGYADFRVVSSDAVLDESKNEYTISITVDEGKKYDFGNVAVESTVPGIDGSELQGLVETRQGASYSAKEVQQSMEAISKRVAGEGYPFARVTPRGDRDMSGNTIGVTYIVDQGERAYVERIEIRGNTRTRDYVIRREFDISEGDAFNQTVITAAKRRLEALGYFSKVNVSTAGGSAPDRVVIVVDVEDQSTGSFGIGAGYSQNDGVLLEASIEEKNFLGRGQYIRLAAGAGEDDARSYTLSFTEPYFLGYRLAAGFDLFKSQSRSEDYYDYDEQGFALRVTAPITENLSTTFKYTYKQLNYDGEGDWETGSNLAEPYKALIRGGDWTQSIISNTLNYNTLDDRNMPREGWQAALTNEFAGLGGDSEYYKIYAKARFYYTLSDEYDVIGSLTGQAGHVVPTGDNLLVFDQFKFGGRQVRGFKNDGIGPRIGSDSIGGTTYFAASAEVTAPMPGVPEDFGLRLAGFVDAGTLYGNKVANSAGVKDDNSIRASAGIGVMWASPFGPIRVDYAVPIAKEDYDEEQRFRFGMSNTF, from the coding sequence ATGAAGGCTGGTTCAAGATTTTTGAACGCGGTGTCGGCGGTTGCGCTGTCTGCTGGTGTTTCTTCGGTTGCGGGCCTCGGCGTGCTTGCCTCTGCTGGTGTTGCGAATGCAGCCGTCATCAGCAAGATTGATGTTCGTGGCGCTGAGAGATCCGGTGCGGACTCCGTACGCTCCAACATCACCATTGCGCCGGGTAAGAACTTTTCCAATTCGGACATCGATGAATCGGTGAAGCGTCTTTACGCCACCGGTTACTTCTCGAATGTCTCCATGCGCGTTTCCGGCAGCACGCTGGTTGTAACGGTCAACGAAAACCAGCTCGTCAATCAGGTGGTTTTCAACGGTAACCGCAAGATCAAGGACGACAAGCTCGCTGGCATCGTGCAGACCCAGCCGCTCGGCCCGTTCAATCAGGCAATCGTTACTGCCGATATCGCGCGCATCAAGGAAGCCTATTCCGCGATCGGCCGCAGCGACGTCGAAATCACCACCCAGACCGTTTCCGTTGGTCAGGGCCGTGTGAACATCGCTTTCGTCATTAACGAAGGCGAGCGCACGAAGATCGGCCGCATCGATTTTGTCGGCAATAATTCCTATAGCGACGGTCGTCTGGCCGCTGTCATCAATACCAAGAAGTCCAACATGCTGTCGTTCCTGACACGCAAGGACGTCTATAACGAGGACAAGCTGCGCGCCGACGAAGAGGCGCTGCGCCAGTTCTACTACAACCGTGGTTATGCCGACTTCCGGGTCGTGTCGTCCGACGCGGTGCTTGATGAGTCCAAGAACGAATACACCATCTCCATCACGGTCGACGAAGGCAAGAAGTACGACTTCGGCAACGTCGCAGTCGAATCGACTGTTCCGGGTATTGACGGCTCCGAGCTTCAGGGTCTCGTGGAAACCCGCCAAGGCGCTAGCTACAGCGCCAAGGAAGTCCAGCAGAGCATGGAAGCGATTTCCAAGCGCGTTGCCGGTGAGGGGTATCCTTTCGCCCGTGTAACGCCGCGCGGCGACCGCGATATGTCCGGTAACACCATCGGTGTGACCTACATCGTCGATCAGGGCGAGCGCGCCTATGTCGAGCGTATCGAAATCCGTGGCAACACGCGTACGCGTGACTACGTCATTCGCCGCGAGTTCGATATTTCCGAAGGCGATGCTTTCAACCAGACGGTCATCACGGCTGCCAAGCGCCGTCTTGAAGCGCTCGGTTATTTCTCGAAGGTCAATGTCTCGACTGCCGGCGGCAGCGCGCCTGATCGCGTCGTCATCGTTGTCGACGTGGAAGATCAGTCGACAGGTTCGTTCGGTATCGGTGCGGGTTACTCGCAGAACGACGGTGTGCTGCTTGAAGCATCGATCGAAGAGAAGAACTTCCTCGGTCGTGGCCAGTACATTCGTCTCGCCGCCGGTGCGGGTGAAGACGATGCACGCAGCTACACGCTGTCCTTCACCGAGCCGTATTTCCTTGGTTACCGTCTGGCCGCAGGTTTCGACCTGTTCAAGAGCCAGAGCCGTAGCGAAGACTATTACGATTACGACGAGCAGGGCTTCGCACTGCGCGTGACGGCGCCGATCACCGAGAACCTCTCGACGACGTTCAAGTACACCTACAAGCAGCTCAACTACGACGGTGAGGGCGATTGGGAAACCGGCAGCAATCTTGCCGAGCCCTATAAGGCTCTGATCCGTGGCGGTGACTGGACACAGTCCATCATCTCCAACACGCTGAACTACAATACGCTCGACGACCGCAACATGCCGCGCGAAGGCTGGCAGGCTGCCTTGACGAACGAATTTGCAGGCCTCGGCGGCGATTCCGAATATTACAAGATCTACGCCAAGGCGCGCTTCTACTACACGCTTTCGGACGAGTACGACGTTATCGGCTCGCTCACCGGTCAGGCGGGTCACGTCGTTCCGACGGGCGACAATCTGCTGGTGTTCGATCAGTTCAAGTTCGGTGGTCGTCAGGTTCGCGGCTTCAAGAATGATGGTATTGGCCCGCGTATCGGTTCCGACTCCATCGGCGGCACGACCTACTTCGCGGCTTCTGCTGAAGTCACGGCTCCGATGCCAGGTGTTCCGGAAGATTTCGGCCTCCGTCTCGCCGGTTTCGTCGATGCCGGTACGCTGTACGGCAACAAGGTTGCCAACAGCGCAGGCGTGAAGGATGACAACTCCATCCGCGCATCCGCCGGTATCGGCGTGATGTGGGCATCGCCCTTCGGCCCGATCCGCGTCGACTATGCGGTTCCGATCGCCAAGGAAGACTACGACGAGGAACAGCGTTTCCGGTTTGGCATGTCCAACACTTTCTGA
- the lpxD gene encoding UDP-3-O-(3-hydroxymyristoyl)glucosamine N-acyltransferase → MEYNAFFPPHEGLRLKDIADRFGAELSDEAAGERIIRSVAPVYRAKPDQLCYILSRKNRDELPTCEAGAVICDAALADMLPSHIPALISKNPHTLFAQVGALLHPAAMRPGTIVVMEAEVSHTAHVDPSAKLEAGVIVEPLAVIGAGAHIGAGTRIGPGVIIGADVQVGRDCTIAGGASILAALIGNNVIIHNGARIGQDGFGYAPGPRGMLKIVQIGRVIIQDNVEIGANTTIDRGTMDDTVIGEGTKIDNQVQIGHNVRIGRHCGIVSKVGIAGSTRIGDGVMIGGAAGINGHITIGDGVQIAAMSGVVADVPAGARYGGTPARPMKYFLRDMADILARAEGRDKKTGEKNDG, encoded by the coding sequence ATGGAATACAACGCGTTTTTTCCGCCCCACGAGGGACTGCGATTGAAAGACATCGCAGACCGTTTTGGGGCGGAACTGTCTGATGAGGCGGCGGGAGAACGGATCATCAGGTCCGTTGCGCCGGTCTACCGGGCAAAACCCGACCAGCTCTGCTATATTCTTTCTCGCAAAAACCGCGATGAGTTGCCGACCTGTGAGGCTGGCGCTGTCATTTGTGACGCCGCACTTGCGGATATGCTGCCGTCTCACATCCCGGCGCTGATATCGAAAAACCCGCACACGCTTTTTGCGCAGGTAGGTGCCTTGTTGCATCCCGCCGCGATGCGTCCCGGTACGATTGTGGTGATGGAAGCTGAAGTTTCCCATACCGCGCATGTCGATCCGTCTGCAAAGCTGGAAGCTGGCGTGATTGTCGAGCCGCTCGCCGTGATTGGCGCTGGTGCCCATATCGGCGCCGGTACGCGGATCGGGCCTGGTGTCATCATCGGCGCGGATGTTCAGGTGGGGCGTGATTGCACGATTGCCGGCGGCGCGAGCATTCTTGCCGCTCTCATCGGCAACAATGTGATTATTCACAACGGAGCGCGCATCGGTCAGGACGGGTTCGGTTATGCGCCCGGTCCGCGCGGCATGCTGAAGATCGTTCAGATCGGCCGGGTTATCATTCAGGATAATGTTGAGATCGGCGCTAATACGACGATCGACCGTGGCACGATGGACGATACGGTCATCGGCGAAGGTACCAAGATCGACAATCAGGTTCAGATCGGCCACAACGTCCGCATCGGCCGCCATTGCGGCATCGTCAGCAAGGTCGGCATTGCGGGCAGCACCCGCATCGGCGATGGTGTGATGATCGGCGGCGCGGCGGGTATCAACGGCCATATCACTATTGGTGACGGTGTGCAGATTGCGGCGATGAGCGGTGTTGTCGCCGACGTTCCGGCCGGCGCCCGTTATGGTGGGACGCCAGCGCGTCCGATGAAGTATTTCCTGCGCGACATGGCCGATATTCTGGCGCGCGCTGAAGGGCGTGATAAAAAAACAGGAGAAAAAAACGATGGCTGA
- the fabZ gene encoding 3-hydroxyacyl-ACP dehydratase FabZ — MAEETKTTLGAADILEVMKLLPHRYPFLLIDKIIEIDGNNSAIGIKNVTVNEPHFTGHFPDRPIMPGVLIVEAMAQTAGAICARSQGEGGYLVYFMTIDNARFRRPVVPGDRLEIHVVKQRQRGNVFKFHCEAKVEGALVAEADVGAMMIPEDQQ, encoded by the coding sequence ATGGCTGAAGAAACCAAGACGACGCTCGGCGCGGCTGACATTCTGGAAGTCATGAAGCTTTTGCCGCATCGTTACCCGTTCTTGCTCATCGACAAGATCATCGAGATCGATGGTAATAATTCGGCGATTGGCATCAAGAACGTGACGGTCAACGAACCGCATTTCACCGGTCATTTCCCGGATCGCCCGATCATGCCGGGCGTTTTGATCGTTGAGGCCATGGCCCAGACGGCAGGTGCGATCTGCGCCCGCAGCCAGGGTGAGGGCGGTTATCTCGTCTATTTCATGACAATCGACAACGCGCGCTTCCGCAGACCCGTCGTTCCCGGCGATCGTCTGGAAATTCACGTGGTCAAGCAGCGCCAGCGGGGCAATGTCTTCAAATTTCATTGCGAGGCCAAGGTCGAAGGCGCGCTGGTGGCGGAAGCTGACGTCGGTGCGATGATGATCCCCGAGGACCAGCAATGA
- the lpxA gene encoding acyl-ACP--UDP-N-acetylglucosamine O-acyltransferase, with protein MSTIAASAKIHPTAVVEDGAVIGENVVIGALSYVGAKVTLQDEVTLHNHAVVSGLTVIGRGSVIHPMAVIGGTPQAIRHDGSETTLEIGARCIMREGVTMNAGSSDGSGKTIVGDDNLFLANSHVAHDCRLGSHIILSNNVMLAGHVTIEDRAILGGGCAVHQFTRIGRQAFIGGLSAVNYDVIPYGMLNGNPGILGGLNVVGMTRSGIDRADIHKVRRVFKQIFEGEGAIRSNAAAIDRAEYLDCPQVIEILDFIGADSDRALSSPNRGK; from the coding sequence ATGAGCACTATCGCGGCTTCGGCAAAAATTCACCCGACCGCCGTTGTCGAAGACGGCGCGGTTATCGGTGAAAATGTCGTCATCGGTGCCCTGAGCTATGTCGGCGCGAAAGTTACTCTGCAAGACGAGGTCACGCTGCACAATCATGCCGTCGTCTCCGGTCTCACCGTCATTGGCCGTGGTTCGGTCATCCATCCAATGGCCGTTATTGGCGGTACACCGCAGGCAATTCGCCACGATGGCTCGGAAACGACGCTCGAGATCGGTGCGCGCTGCATCATGCGCGAAGGCGTAACAATGAATGCGGGCAGCTCCGACGGCAGCGGCAAGACGATTGTCGGCGATGACAACCTGTTCCTCGCCAATTCGCACGTGGCGCATGATTGTCGCCTCGGCAGCCATATCATCCTGTCGAACAATGTGATGCTGGCTGGACATGTCACCATTGAGGACCGCGCTATCCTGGGCGGCGGCTGTGCCGTGCACCAGTTCACCCGAATCGGTCGTCAGGCCTTTATCGGCGGGTTGTCGGCGGTCAATTATGACGTCATTCCCTATGGCATGCTGAACGGTAATCCCGGCATTCTCGGCGGGCTGAATGTCGTTGGCATGACGCGTTCCGGTATAGACCGCGCGGATATTCACAAGGTCAGGCGCGTCTTCAAGCAGATATTCGAAGGCGAAGGCGCCATCCGCAGCAATGCGGCTGCGATTGACCGCGCAGAATATCTCGATTGCCCCCAGGTCATCGAAATCCTCGATTTCATCGGTGCGGACAGCGACCGCGCGCTTTCCTCGCCAAACCGGGGCAAGTGA
- a CDS encoding LpxI family protein: MTGGGRLAIVAGSGQLPLHVAAAAREMGENPFIVQLRDDSQFDWSGFDNAVISVGDVAGLGRLLRENQVDRVVLSGAVARRPEWREIRPTIGILLKLPSIVRTLLSSGDDAVLQMVIKVIGTLGAKVIGAHEIAPGLLATTGPFGAHKPAEDDLRDIRKAAQAALALGTLDVGQGAVAVGGRIVALEGVEGTDAMLARVAALRAEGRISTRRKGVLVKLCKPQQDIRADLPTIGVETVENAHKAGLAGIAVEAGRALVLDRDEMLKAADQAGIFVCGIDTSLGEDMMGGDMVGWRQR; the protein is encoded by the coding sequence GTGACAGGCGGCGGGCGTCTCGCCATCGTGGCCGGCAGCGGCCAGCTGCCGCTGCATGTCGCGGCGGCTGCGCGCGAGATGGGGGAGAACCCCTTCATTGTACAGCTGCGCGATGATTCCCAGTTTGACTGGAGCGGTTTCGACAATGCGGTGATTAGCGTCGGCGATGTCGCCGGGCTTGGTCGCCTGCTGCGCGAAAACCAGGTGGACCGCGTCGTGCTTTCCGGCGCCGTGGCGCGGCGCCCTGAATGGCGGGAAATCCGCCCCACGATCGGCATATTGCTGAAACTGCCATCCATCGTCCGCACCCTGCTGTCGAGCGGCGATGACGCCGTTTTGCAGATGGTCATCAAGGTCATCGGCACGCTTGGGGCAAAAGTCATTGGCGCCCACGAGATCGCACCCGGTCTGCTTGCTACGACCGGCCCTTTCGGTGCGCATAAACCTGCTGAAGACGATCTGCGCGACATACGCAAGGCCGCGCAGGCCGCACTGGCACTCGGCACGCTTGATGTCGGGCAGGGTGCAGTCGCCGTTGGCGGCCGTATCGTTGCACTGGAGGGCGTCGAGGGCACAGACGCGATGCTGGCGCGTGTCGCGGCATTACGCGCTGAGGGCCGCATCTCGACCCGTCGCAAGGGTGTTCTGGTGAAGCTCTGCAAGCCGCAACAGGATATCCGCGCTGACCTGCCGACTATCGGCGTGGAAACGGTGGAGAACGCGCATAAGGCCGGGCTGGCGGGGATCGCCGTTGAAGCCGGGCGCGCGCTGGTACTTGATCGCGATGAGATGTTGAAGGCGGCAGATCAGGCCGGCATATTCGTCTGCGGTATCGATACGTCACTCGGTGAAGACATGATGGGCGGAGACATGGTGGGATGGCGGCAACGTTGA
- the lpxB gene encoding lipid-A-disaccharide synthase, translated as MAATLKVAVIAGEVSGDLLGADLIRSLKGHYSGSVELMGVGGEALEAQGLVSLFDYSELSIMGFTQVLKKLPKLISRINQTAQAIIVAKPDILLIIDSPDFTHRVAKKVRKQLPHLPVVNYVCPSVWAWKEYRATAMLSYVDHVLALLPFEPEAMRRLGGPPTTFVGHRLSVDQDVLSVRQRRAERPLPANGEPKTILLLPGSRSTETTRLMEPFQEAAKAYVERNGPTKFLLPTVPRQENRIRELAATWPQDIRPEIGIDPAFKWNAFARADAAIAASGTVILELALVGVPTISVYKTDWIFTMLSKRVKTWTGALPNLIADYVVVPEYFNEVVRAGSMLRWAERLSSDTTERRAMLEGYALVQERLHTEVPPGETGALILLDVLNSRKQQG; from the coding sequence ATGGCGGCAACGTTGAAGGTGGCGGTTATAGCTGGCGAGGTATCGGGCGATCTTCTGGGTGCCGATCTCATCCGGTCCCTGAAAGGCCATTACTCGGGTTCTGTCGAGTTAATGGGCGTCGGCGGTGAGGCTCTGGAGGCGCAGGGGCTGGTTTCGCTGTTCGATTATTCCGAACTCTCCATCATGGGCTTCACGCAGGTTCTGAAGAAGCTGCCGAAGCTGATTTCGCGGATCAACCAGACCGCGCAGGCAATCATTGTCGCCAAGCCGGATATTCTGCTGATCATCGACAGCCCGGATTTCACCCATCGTGTTGCGAAAAAAGTCCGCAAACAATTGCCGCATCTGCCGGTCGTCAATTATGTCTGCCCCAGCGTATGGGCGTGGAAGGAATATCGCGCCACTGCGATGTTGTCCTATGTCGATCACGTTCTGGCCCTGCTTCCATTCGAGCCGGAGGCGATGCGGCGTCTCGGCGGCCCGCCGACAACCTTTGTCGGCCATCGCCTCAGCGTCGATCAAGACGTGCTCTCCGTGCGGCAGAGGCGGGCTGAGCGGCCCCTGCCTGCCAACGGCGAACCGAAAACCATTCTGCTCCTGCCGGGGTCACGTTCCACCGAAACGACCCGGTTGATGGAGCCGTTTCAGGAAGCGGCAAAAGCATATGTCGAGCGCAACGGCCCGACGAAGTTTCTGCTGCCGACAGTGCCGCGCCAGGAAAACCGCATCCGCGAACTGGCGGCAACATGGCCTCAGGATATCAGGCCTGAAATCGGCATCGATCCCGCCTTCAAGTGGAATGCATTTGCGCGCGCCGATGCGGCGATTGCCGCGTCCGGCACCGTTATTCTCGAGCTCGCGCTCGTCGGCGTACCAACCATATCGGTCTACAAGACCGACTGGATTTTCACGATGCTGAGCAAGCGGGTGAAAACCTGGACAGGTGCGCTTCCGAACCTGATTGCCGACTATGTCGTGGTGCCGGAATATTTCAACGAGGTGGTACGGGCAGGGTCGATGTTGCGCTGGGCCGAACGGCTCTCATCCGACACCACCGAACGGCGGGCGATGCTGGAAGGCTATGCTCTTGTGCAGGAGCGTTTGCACACCGAAGTGCCTCCTGGCGAAACCGGCGCCCTTATCCTTCTCGATGTGCTGAACAGCCGCAAGCAGCAAGGCTGA
- the gltA gene encoding citrate synthase, with the protein MTEKSATVTLGEKQVELPVREGTIGPSVVDIATLYKHTGSFTYDPGFTSTASCESKITYIDGDEGVLLHRGFPIEQLAEQGDFLETCYLLLYGELPTAAQKKDFDTRVTRHTMVHEQMSRFFTGYRRDAHPMAVMCGTVGALSAFYHDSTDITDPHQRMVASLRMIAKMPTIAAMAYKYHIGQPFVYPKNDLDYASNFLHMCFAVPCEEYKVDPVLARAMDRIFILHADHEQNASTSTVRLAGSSGANPFACIAAGIACLWGPAHGGANEAALNMLNEIGTVDRIPEYIARAKDKNDPFRLMGFGHRVYKNYDPRAKIMQKTMYEVLEATGNSDDPIMQVALELEKIALSDPYFVEKKLYPNVDFYSGITLKALGFPTTMFTVLFALARTVGWIAQWNEMIEDPQQRIGRPRQLYTGAGKRDYVPVSKR; encoded by the coding sequence ATGACGGAAAAAAGCGCTACAGTGACACTTGGCGAAAAACAGGTCGAACTCCCGGTCAGGGAAGGCACGATTGGACCAAGCGTCGTCGATATCGCCACGCTGTACAAGCACACGGGCTCCTTCACCTACGACCCCGGCTTCACCTCGACAGCCTCCTGCGAATCCAAGATCACCTATATCGATGGTGACGAAGGCGTTCTCCTGCACCGCGGCTTCCCGATCGAGCAGCTTGCCGAACAGGGCGACTTCCTGGAAACCTGCTATCTGCTGCTTTACGGCGAATTGCCGACGGCTGCGCAGAAGAAGGACTTCGACACCCGCGTAACGCGCCACACCATGGTGCACGAGCAGATGAGCCGCTTCTTCACCGGCTACCGTCGCGACGCACATCCGATGGCTGTCATGTGCGGCACGGTCGGCGCTCTCTCGGCCTTCTATCACGACTCGACCGACATTACGGATCCGCACCAGCGCATGGTCGCTTCGCTGCGGATGATCGCGAAAATGCCGACGATCGCCGCCATGGCCTACAAGTACCATATCGGCCAGCCCTTCGTTTACCCGAAGAACGACCTCGATTACGCTTCCAACTTCCTGCACATGTGCTTTGCCGTGCCTTGCGAAGAGTACAAGGTCGATCCGGTTCTGGCCCGCGCCATGGACCGCATCTTCATCCTGCATGCGGATCACGAACAGAACGCTTCCACCTCCACGGTGCGTCTTGCCGGTTCGTCGGGTGCAAACCCGTTCGCCTGTATTGCAGCGGGCATCGCCTGCCTCTGGGGTCCGGCACATGGCGGCGCCAACGAAGCGGCGCTCAACATGCTCAACGAAATCGGCACGGTTGACCGCATTCCGGAATATATTGCCCGCGCCAAGGACAAGAACGATCCGTTCCGCCTGATGGGCTTTGGCCACCGCGTGTACAAAAACTACGACCCGCGCGCCAAGATCATGCAGAAGACGATGTACGAAGTGCTGGAAGCCACCGGCAACTCCGACGATCCGATCATGCAGGTCGCGCTCGAACTCGAAAAGATCGCTCTTTCCGATCCTTACTTCGTCGAGAAGAAGCTATACCCGAACGTCGACTTCTATTCGGGTATCACGCTGAAGGCGCTTGGCTTCCCCACGACCATGTTTACCGTGCTGTTCGCACTGGCCCGCACCGTCGGCTGGATCGCGCAGTGGAACGAAATGATCGAGGATCCGCAGCAGCGCATCGGCCGTCCGCGTCAGCTCTACACGGGCGCCGGCAAGCGTGACTACGTTCCGGTTTCCAAGCGTTAA